Proteins from one Rickettsiales bacterium genomic window:
- a CDS encoding MBL fold metallo-hydrolase — protein MKIEHFFDQKTSTFTYLVIDTTSNKCAIIDSVLDYDMNSGRVTTDSADKVIQYIKQNKLDLEWILETHAHADHLTASSYIKKALGGKIGIGEHIKKVLEFWVPLFNTGHDTKLDGSQFDHLFRDEEVFKIGSIEVKVIHTPGHTPACLSYLMEDAVFVGDTIFMPYVGTARTDFPGGSAKTLYQSIHKLFSLKDTTRILTCHDYPPKGQNVKFMSTVAEQKLNNVMINVNVSEEEYIIARNKKDEGKKVPRLLLPSIQVNMRAGDLGEKENNGKNYIKIPINSI, from the coding sequence ATGAAAATAGAACATTTTTTTGATCAAAAAACTTCAACTTTTACATATTTGGTAATAGACACAACAAGCAATAAATGCGCTATTATTGATTCTGTTTTGGATTACGATATGAATTCTGGAAGAGTTACGACCGATTCAGCAGATAAAGTAATTCAATACATTAAGCAAAATAAACTAGATTTAGAATGGATATTAGAAACTCATGCTCATGCTGATCATTTAACGGCTTCCTCTTATATAAAGAAAGCATTAGGGGGAAAGATTGGTATTGGTGAACACATAAAGAAAGTTTTAGAATTTTGGGTTCCTTTATTTAACACGGGGCATGATACTAAGCTTGATGGATCACAGTTTGATCACTTATTTAGAGATGAAGAAGTTTTTAAGATAGGTTCTATTGAGGTTAAAGTTATTCACACTCCGGGCCATACTCCCGCTTGTTTGAGTTATTTAATGGAAGATGCTGTATTTGTTGGTGATACTATCTTCATGCCATATGTTGGAACAGCGCGTACAGATTTTCCTGGCGGAAGCGCAAAAACACTTTATCAATCAATTCATAAATTATTTTCTCTAAAAGATACAACACGCATTTTAACTTGTCATGACTATCCTCCTAAAGGTCAAAATGTAAAATTTATGTCTACAGTAGCGGAGCAGAAACTTAATAATGTTATGATTAATGTAAACGTTAGCGAAGAAGAATATATAATTGCTAGAAATAAAAAAGATGAAGGAAAAAAGGTTCCTCGTTTACTATTGCCTTCAATTCAAGTAAATATGCGGGCAGGAGACTTAGGAGAAAAAGAGAATAACGGAAAAAATTATATAAAAATTCCTATTAACTCCATTTAA
- the mraY gene encoding phospho-N-acetylmuramoyl-pentapeptide-transferase, with protein MLYNLLYPLAEQLHLLNLLRYITFRSAGALLTSLIIALVIIPYLIKYLRKTFNKGQPIRDDGPQQHLSKKGTPTMGGIAIIASVIGSVLLWGDLNNYYLWVVIFVTIGYAILGFIDDYLKLAKYNTKGVPGRIKLLCQITIAIIAGLGIQSVADPSYNSHITLPLFKDLLINLGWLYIPFVIVVIVGASNAVNLTDGLDGLAIMPIIIAASCFALLAYLTGSLNFASYLQIQHVQGVAELAVFGAAMVGAGLGFLWYNSQPAEIFMGDVGSLACGGALGVMSVIVKHEVLLAIIGGLFVIEATSVIVQVYYFKFTKGKRFFKMAPIHHHFEKSGWSESKVVTRFWIIAVIFAIIGLSTLKIR; from the coding sequence ATGCTTTATAATTTGTTATATCCACTTGCTGAACAGCTTCATTTATTAAACTTATTGCGCTATATTACATTTCGCAGTGCTGGGGCGCTTCTAACTTCGCTAATTATTGCTCTTGTTATAATTCCTTATTTAATTAAATATTTACGCAAGACTTTTAATAAAGGACAGCCAATTAGAGATGATGGACCGCAGCAGCATTTATCTAAAAAAGGAACCCCCACCATGGGAGGAATAGCAATTATTGCTTCGGTGATAGGTTCGGTGCTTCTATGGGGAGATTTAAATAATTATTATTTATGGGTGGTGATATTTGTAACTATAGGATATGCAATTTTAGGTTTTATAGATGATTATTTAAAGCTTGCAAAATATAATACCAAAGGTGTTCCTGGAAGAATAAAGCTGCTTTGTCAGATTACCATAGCAATTATTGCTGGACTTGGAATACAAAGCGTTGCTGATCCTTCTTACAACTCACATATTACTTTACCTCTATTTAAAGATCTTCTTATTAACCTTGGATGGCTTTATATTCCATTTGTTATAGTTGTTATTGTTGGAGCGTCTAATGCTGTTAATTTAACTGATGGGCTAGATGGATTGGCAATTATGCCGATAATTATTGCAGCTAGTTGCTTTGCACTGCTTGCCTATTTAACTGGAAGTTTAAATTTTGCATCTTACTTGCAAATTCAACATGTTCAAGGAGTAGCTGAATTAGCTGTGTTTGGTGCTGCTATGGTTGGAGCGGGGCTTGGTTTTCTTTGGTATAATTCTCAGCCGGCAGAAATTTTTATGGGAGATGTTGGAAGTCTTGCATGTGGTGGAGCCTTAGGCGTTATGAGTGTGATTGTAAAACACGAGGTGTTATTAGCAATTATTGGAGGTCTTTTCGTAATTGAAGCTACATCTGTTATTGTTCAGGTTTATTATTTTAAGTTTACGAAGGGAAAAAGGTTCTTCAAGATGGCGCCAATTCATCATCATTTTGAAAAATCAGGTTGGAGTGAATCAAAAGTTGTTACAAGATTCTGGATCATAGCGGTTATTTTTGCAATTATTGGCCTTTCAACTTTGAAGATTAGATAG
- a CDS encoding rhodanese-like domain-containing protein — protein sequence MSLKTVNAHTLKEWIKEDKAIVIDVREEEEHQANNIPYSISIPLGKISKKLLPKNDKKHIVIHCLSGSRSNNAGEKLLAEDPNLELYNLAGGISEWNKLENPSKISIDRQVYITVGSAVLITSILGYFISPVFLLLTGFFGAGLMFSGLSNLCFLGILLARMPWNKSSKP from the coding sequence ATGTCACTAAAAACAGTGAATGCTCACACTTTAAAAGAGTGGATAAAAGAAGATAAAGCAATTGTAATTGATGTTAGAGAAGAGGAAGAACATCAAGCAAATAATATACCTTATTCAATATCTATTCCACTTGGAAAAATAAGCAAGAAACTTCTCCCCAAGAATGATAAGAAGCATATTGTGATTCATTGCCTTTCAGGATCTCGTAGCAATAATGCTGGTGAAAAGTTATTGGCTGAAGACCCTAATCTTGAGCTTTATAATCTTGCTGGAGGAATTTCTGAATGGAACAAATTAGAGAATCCATCAAAAATATCAATAGATCGACAAGTGTATATAACTGTAGGTTCTGCTGTTTTGATAACAAGCATTTTAGGATATTTTATAAGTCCCGTATTTCTTTTGTTAACAGGATTCTTTGGAGCAGGCTTAATGTTTTCAGGTCTTAGTAACTTATGTTTTTTAGGAATATTACTTGCACGCATGCCCTGGAATAAATCTTCCAAGCCCTAG